A genomic region of Rhodanobacter sp. contains the following coding sequences:
- the pdsS gene encoding proteobacterial dedicated sortase system histidine kinase, producing the protein MNLRRKLLLVALCTLALPVAGWLYVRQMEALLREGQAQALIASARAVARSLVVTHAVQPQGDAAWYVEQAVDPITVDGYGDDWAPLTPWSQPFGPRGKLLLAEDASSLYLYAEVRDTRRTRADAMDGSNALAADHLNLVLANGAGTQHYLLESDAPGAVTAKALDAPVAGLPAEFPAQWQEDGSGFRVELRLPRSLSLQALGIGAYVAVDGGDRLTAEMRPLRDYSPALSAELASLAPDRTQARVLSPQGWLLARSGRLDTAPGAQGQPGWFASLVYRSLLSPRLEDANLWAQDVPRLETPEVLHARAGQPVSVWRSGEERGSVVLSAAVPIEQGGKLAGVLLLEQASRAVPLLANRALFGLLLTSFGVLLLAGAILLLFATRLSLRLGRLRNAAERAQWSDGRLDGLFERGRFPMTDAPDEIGDLARSFEKLFEAVGGYTDYLRTLASKLSHELNTPLAIVKSSLDNLEHAELPPDAQPYLARARDGVARLGALVRAMSEASRMERAIAAAEPEDVDLREVVRGCAAAYRPLAGARRLDCVLPDEPLHLHCAPEPIAQALDKLFDNALSFTPPDGWLQLSLRAIDGGAEIELSNQGPLLPAAMQGRLFDSLVSLRDKATPGDAPHLGLGLYVVRLVAERHGGIASARNLDDGNGVAFSLRLHGMPRQRL; encoded by the coding sequence ATGAACCTCCGCCGCAAGCTGCTGCTCGTCGCGCTGTGCACGCTGGCGTTGCCGGTGGCCGGCTGGCTGTATGTGCGGCAGATGGAGGCGCTGCTGCGCGAAGGGCAGGCGCAGGCGCTGATCGCCTCGGCGCGCGCGGTGGCGCGCAGCCTGGTGGTGACGCATGCGGTGCAGCCGCAGGGCGACGCCGCCTGGTACGTGGAGCAGGCGGTCGATCCGATCACCGTGGACGGCTACGGCGACGACTGGGCGCCGTTGACGCCATGGAGCCAGCCGTTCGGTCCGCGCGGCAAGCTGCTGCTGGCCGAGGACGCGAGCAGCCTGTACCTCTACGCCGAAGTGCGCGACACCCGGCGCACCCGCGCCGACGCGATGGACGGCTCGAACGCGCTGGCGGCGGATCACTTGAACCTGGTGCTGGCCAACGGAGCGGGCACGCAGCATTACCTGCTGGAAAGCGACGCGCCCGGCGCGGTCACGGCCAAGGCGCTGGATGCGCCCGTGGCCGGTCTGCCCGCGGAGTTTCCCGCGCAGTGGCAGGAGGACGGCAGCGGTTTCCGCGTCGAGCTGCGCCTGCCGCGTAGCCTGTCCCTGCAGGCGCTTGGCATCGGCGCCTACGTGGCGGTGGACGGCGGCGACCGCCTGACGGCGGAAATGCGGCCGCTGCGGGATTACTCGCCCGCGCTGTCCGCCGAACTCGCCAGCCTTGCGCCGGACCGCACGCAGGCGCGCGTGCTGTCGCCGCAGGGCTGGCTGCTCGCGCGCAGCGGCAGGCTCGACACGGCGCCCGGTGCGCAGGGTCAGCCGGGCTGGTTCGCTTCGCTGGTCTATCGTTCCCTGCTGTCGCCGCGGCTGGAGGACGCCAACCTGTGGGCGCAGGACGTGCCGCGGCTGGAGACGCCCGAGGTGCTGCACGCGCGCGCCGGCCAGCCGGTCAGCGTGTGGCGCAGCGGCGAGGAGCGCGGCAGCGTGGTGCTCTCCGCGGCGGTGCCCATCGAGCAGGGTGGCAAGCTGGCTGGCGTGCTGTTGCTGGAGCAGGCCAGCCGCGCGGTGCCGCTGCTGGCGAACCGCGCGTTGTTCGGCCTGCTGCTCACCAGCTTCGGCGTGCTGCTGTTGGCGGGCGCGATCCTGCTGTTGTTCGCCACGCGTCTCAGCCTGCGCCTCGGCCGTCTGCGCAATGCGGCCGAACGCGCGCAATGGTCGGATGGCCGTCTGGATGGCCTGTTCGAGCGGGGGCGCTTTCCGATGACCGACGCGCCGGACGAGATCGGCGACCTCGCGCGCAGCTTCGAGAAACTCTTCGAGGCGGTGGGCGGCTACACCGACTACCTGCGCACGCTGGCCTCCAAGCTGTCGCACGAACTCAACACGCCGCTGGCCATCGTGAAGTCCTCGCTGGACAACCTGGAGCACGCCGAGCTGCCGCCGGATGCCCAACCCTACCTTGCGCGCGCCCGTGACGGCGTGGCGCGGCTGGGTGCGCTGGTGCGGGCGATGAGCGAGGCCAGCCGCATGGAACGCGCCATCGCCGCCGCCGAGCCGGAGGACGTGGACCTGCGCGAGGTGGTGCGCGGCTGCGCCGCAGCCTACCGTCCGCTGGCCGGGGCGCGCCGGCTGGACTGCGTGTTGCCGGACGAACCGCTGCACCTGCACTGCGCGCCCGAACCCATCGCGCAGGCGCTGGACAAGCTGTTCGACAACGCGCTCTCGTTCACCCCGCCCGACGGCTGGCTGCAATTGAGCCTGCGGGCCATCGACGGCGGCGCCGAGATCGAGCTGTCCAACCAGGGGCCGCTGCTGCCGGCGGCGATGCAGGGCCGGCTGTTCGATTCGCTGGTCAGCCTGCGCGACAAGGCCACCCCTGGCGACGCGCCCCACCTCGGCCTCGGCCTCTACGTAGTGCGCCTGGTGGCCGAGCGCCACGGCGGCATCGCCAGCGCACGCAACCTCGACGACGGCAACGGCGTAGCCTTCAGCCTGCGCCTGCACGGGATGCCGCGGCAGCGGCTGTGA
- a CDS encoding TonB-dependent receptor: MSTFAHKGIRRLPLAVAVIAVLQATPVFAQDQAPDTTPSSQTNSSTNASKSTDKSSDKVKQLEAVTVTGSLLKRPEYETTSPVQVIDIKTSVAAGQFDTADILQTTSAAAGSTQINGQFGGYVVEGGTGVQTVNLRGLGANRTLVLLDGQRPGPAGTRGQVGAFDLNVIPQVILSRIEIVKDGSSSIYGSDALAGAVNLITKKSMDRPELTLATSLPEHGGGEQYTFSFGNGWSFDRGSILAAVQFDKLKALQVGDRDFLGCTHDMVWGSNGQRIDRADHSILEGSSLAGCNNLYADSIIKYTNSRIRYVPSKDGSTVGPFPGYHPRPYPTPSYANGGQAYYEDVLNYPFYGDSDAISARQRATAYLATDFSFGSVNWKTQWLLNHRTTKTHSYRQFFPLVSDGPIAPDLSNIYEPIMPFPDNGTESVNYLYGTTKLEGLFSSTDSWAWEVNAGFSRSDGDYRHLDIDTAKTGDLSLDNSGDALVNYFDPGFLSGARMKDLVNAIGVWDTGNTVYTEATVNAVFTGNLFTMPAGDVASAFGAEYRHYKIDDRPSQLALDKMQWGYTSADRTYGTDNVKEAFAEISVPLLKGIPAIESLTADVSGRIFKYGTVDGHDEVWKAGLNWQITPTFRLRGTLGTSYRAPGLYELYLGDQTGFQSQTTIDPCILWGDSTNDRIRTNCAAAGIPADYNGAGSSALIHSGGGKGHLKPETSRAKSLGFVWAPSFANLNIALDYFDYNVRGEIEQLSASDVIAGCYGSAVFPNAFCNQIVRKPGNDPGNPYMITDVYGSYININRERTRGYDLQVNYDKDLSFGKLSADAQVTYTIEDTTVLFSSAEASGFTKENQVGYIGRPKTVGLADLSLQRGDWTFAWQGRYVSSTQNDYSRTFTYSGYQGATRDIRAGWQFLHNVSATWEKGDWGVMLGIRNLFDKQPDLISPSAGTTVGNTPLYASQYDWYGRTFFARLNYKF; encoded by the coding sequence ATGTCCACGTTTGCACATAAGGGAATCCGTCGTCTGCCTCTCGCGGTTGCAGTCATTGCCGTACTGCAAGCCACACCGGTCTTCGCGCAGGATCAAGCGCCCGACACCACACCAAGCAGTCAGACGAACAGCAGCACTAACGCCTCGAAGTCGACCGACAAGAGCAGCGACAAGGTCAAGCAACTGGAAGCAGTCACCGTGACGGGCTCTCTGCTGAAGCGCCCGGAATACGAGACCACTTCGCCGGTGCAGGTGATCGACATCAAGACCAGCGTCGCCGCCGGCCAGTTCGACACTGCCGACATCCTGCAGACCACGTCGGCCGCAGCGGGCTCCACGCAGATCAATGGCCAGTTCGGCGGCTACGTGGTGGAAGGTGGCACCGGCGTGCAGACGGTCAATCTGCGTGGCCTCGGCGCGAATCGCACCTTGGTGTTGCTCGACGGCCAGCGCCCCGGCCCGGCGGGCACGCGTGGCCAGGTAGGCGCATTCGATCTCAACGTCATTCCGCAGGTCATCCTCTCCCGCATTGAAATCGTGAAGGACGGCTCCTCTTCGATCTACGGATCGGACGCGCTGGCTGGTGCGGTCAACTTGATCACCAAAAAGAGCATGGATCGCCCGGAGCTGACCCTCGCCACCAGCCTGCCGGAACATGGCGGCGGCGAGCAGTACACGTTCTCTTTCGGTAACGGTTGGAGCTTTGATCGCGGCAGCATCTTGGCTGCTGTGCAATTCGACAAGTTGAAAGCGCTGCAAGTAGGCGACCGCGACTTCCTGGGTTGTACCCATGACATGGTATGGGGCAGCAATGGCCAGCGCATCGACCGCGCCGATCACTCGATCCTGGAGGGCAGCAGCTTGGCCGGCTGCAACAACCTGTATGCGGATTCGATCATCAAGTACACCAACTCCAGGATACGTTACGTCCCATCCAAGGACGGAAGCACCGTTGGCCCGTTTCCGGGCTACCACCCGCGGCCGTATCCCACGCCAAGTTACGCGAACGGCGGCCAAGCCTATTACGAAGACGTGCTGAACTATCCGTTCTATGGCGACAGTGACGCCATCAGCGCACGCCAACGCGCTACCGCCTATCTGGCCACCGACTTCAGCTTTGGCAGCGTGAACTGGAAGACCCAGTGGCTGTTGAACCATCGCACCACCAAGACACACTCGTACCGCCAGTTCTTTCCGCTGGTCTCCGATGGTCCGATCGCACCCGACCTCTCGAACATCTACGAACCCATCATGCCGTTCCCGGATAATGGTACGGAATCCGTGAACTACCTATACGGCACCACCAAGCTTGAGGGCCTGTTTTCCTCAACAGACAGCTGGGCATGGGAAGTCAATGCGGGCTTCAGCCGTTCCGACGGCGACTACCGCCACTTGGATATCGACACCGCAAAGACAGGAGACCTGAGCCTCGACAACTCCGGAGACGCCCTGGTCAACTACTTCGACCCGGGTTTCCTGAGCGGCGCTCGCATGAAGGACCTGGTCAATGCTATCGGCGTCTGGGACACCGGCAACACGGTCTATACGGAGGCCACAGTCAACGCCGTGTTTACCGGCAACCTGTTCACCATGCCTGCCGGCGATGTGGCATCCGCATTCGGCGCCGAATACCGTCACTATAAGATCGACGATCGACCGAGCCAGCTCGCGCTGGACAAGATGCAGTGGGGCTATACCTCGGCGGATCGCACCTACGGTACGGACAACGTCAAGGAAGCCTTCGCCGAAATCAGCGTACCTTTGCTGAAGGGCATCCCTGCGATCGAGTCACTGACGGCCGACGTGTCTGGCCGTATCTTCAAATACGGCACCGTGGACGGCCACGACGAAGTGTGGAAGGCCGGCCTCAACTGGCAGATCACTCCGACATTCCGCCTACGCGGCACACTGGGTACTTCGTATCGCGCGCCCGGCCTGTACGAGTTGTACCTCGGCGACCAGACCGGCTTCCAGTCGCAGACGACAATCGATCCCTGCATATTGTGGGGCGACAGTACCAATGACCGTATCCGTACAAACTGTGCGGCCGCCGGCATTCCAGCCGACTACAACGGTGCCGGCTCGTCCGCCCTGATCCATTCCGGTGGTGGCAAGGGCCACCTGAAACCTGAGACTTCCAGGGCCAAGAGCCTCGGCTTCGTATGGGCGCCGAGCTTTGCCAACCTCAACATCGCGCTTGACTACTTCGACTACAACGTGCGCGGTGAGATCGAACAACTTAGTGCAAGCGACGTGATCGCCGGTTGTTACGGAAGCGCAGTATTCCCGAATGCCTTCTGCAACCAGATCGTGCGCAAGCCAGGCAACGATCCGGGTAACCCCTACATGATCACGGACGTCTACGGCTCCTATATCAACATCAACCGCGAGCGTACCCGCGGTTACGACCTGCAGGTCAACTACGACAAGGATCTTTCGTTCGGCAAACTGTCGGCAGATGCCCAAGTGACCTACACGATCGAGGACACCACCGTGCTTTTCAGCAGTGCGGAGGCCAGCGGCTTCACCAAGGAGAACCAAGTAGGTTATATCGGCCGCCCCAAGACGGTAGGCCTCGCCGACCTCAGCTTGCAGCGCGGAGACTGGACCTTTGCCTGGCAGGGGCGTTACGTCAGCAGCACGCAGAACGACTACAGCCGGACTTTCACCTACTCGGGCTATCAGGGCGCAACACGCGACATCAGAGCCGGCTGGCAGTTCCTGCACAACGTATCCGCGACTTGGGAAAAGGGCGACTGGGGCGTGATGCTCGGCATCCGCAACCTGTTCGACAAGCAGCCTGACCTGATCTCGCCCAGCGCAGGCACCACCGTCGGCAATACGCCGCTGTATGCCTCGCAGTACGACTGGTACGGCCGCACGTTCTTTGCGCGCTTGAACTACAAGTTCTGA